Proteins encoded in a region of the Marmota flaviventris isolate mMarFla1 chromosome 3, mMarFla1.hap1, whole genome shotgun sequence genome:
- the Cdpf1 gene encoding cysteine-rich DPF motif domain-containing protein 1 has product MMASEAECCPLGVFKCQLCSVTAPYSYVGQKPPNTQAVVLLEESYVMKDPFTSGTDRFLVLGSRCSLCSRLVCVGPECSLFYSRRFCLPCVQDNISAFPREIQQDVEKRKGPKRPSSQPCP; this is encoded by the exons ATG ATGGCATCTGAGGCAGAGTGCTGTCCTCTGGGTGTGTTCAAGTGCCAGCTCTGTTCTGTGACAGCTCCATACAGCTATGTGGGGCAGAAGCCCCCCAACACCCAGGCTGTTGT CCTGCTGGAAGAGAGCTACGTCATGAAGGACCCCTTCACTTCAGGCACAGACAGATTCCTGGTCCTTGGGTCCCGGTGCAGCTTGTGCAGCAGGCTGGTGTGTGTGGGTCCG gagTGCAGCTTGTTCTACAGCAGGAGGTTCTGCCTCCCTTGTGTCCAGGACAACATCAGTGCCTTCCCTCGGGAAATCCAGCAAGAcgtggagaaaaggaaaggtcCTAAGCGGCCCTCCAGCCAGCCCTGTCCTTGA